Part of the Streptomyces europaeiscabiei genome is shown below.
CAGCAGCCTTCCCGCCGTCCGCCTCGCCTCCGCCTCCGTCCATGCCCACTCGGTGGTCGTGGGGCGGTGGGTCGTCCAGGTGTCCCAGTAGCTGCGGATCTTGCCGTAGCGGTCGGCCACCAGGACGTGGGGGAGGCTGAGGAGGAGGGCCAGGACATGACCGTGCAGGCGGTCGGTGACGGCGACCCGGCCGGCGGTCAGCAGACGGCAGCCTCGGGCCAGTTGGAGGCGGGCGAGGCCGTCGTAGGCGGCGAGGAGGGCGGGGACGGCGCCGGGCGGGTCGCCGGAGCCGGCCCGGCACAGGGCGCGGGCCCTGCCTCGCCACAGCGCCTCCTTGGCCTGCCGCCAGTCGAGGTCGGCGCCCTCCCGGGCCCAGTCGAAGACGTAAGGGCCGCCCTGCTGCCCGCGGAAAGCGCCCGGCCCGGCCGGTGGGCCCTTCGCCGATTCCTTGTCCTCCCGGGCCAGCCAGACGACGTCATGGGCGACCGTGCCGCCGGCCAGCGCGTCCGGCGGCACGGCGAAGGCCAGGTCGGGGGCGAGCAGCGCGGGGGCCTCGAAGACCGTGCGGCAGCGGTGCAGGCTGTGCCGGTCGCGCAGCAGCAGCGTGAGGTCGGGGTGGGCGTCGAACACGCGGCGGGCGCGGGTGAGGTTGGTGTGGTCCGTGAAGTGCACGGACTGGGGCAGCTGGACGATCCGGCGGTCCGGGAAGTCGCGCAGCACCCGTTCGCGCAGGAGCTGGCTGTCCTCCCACAGGTCCCCCAGGTTGCCGCCGCCCGTCAGCATGATCGGGCCGTCCGGGAGACAGGCCGCCAGGTGCCCGGGGTCGTACGACATCAGGTCGCAGGCGTAGCGGACCTCGGCCCCGAGCGCGCCGAGCAGCGCGCGCTGGCCAAGCCAGATCGCGCTGTCGCCGACGTTGGAGTTCAGCGGGGCGCCGATGACCGCGCACCGGGTGCCGGCCGGCACCAGCCGGTCCAGGACGGTGAGGACGTACGAGACGTAGTGGGCGCAGTGCGGGACGTAGGCCGGGGGCGGGGCGTACGGGGCGGGGGGCCGGGAGGGTTTGC
Proteins encoded:
- a CDS encoding polysaccharide pyruvyl transferase family protein, which gives rise to MCGANETPKKPAANRARRPSKRPARKPPAQPGKPSRPPAPYAPPPAYVPHCAHYVSYVLTVLDRLVPAGTRCAVIGAPLNSNVGDSAIWLGQRALLGALGAEVRYACDLMSYDPGHLAACLPDGPIMLTGGGNLGDLWEDSQLLRERVLRDFPDRRIVQLPQSVHFTDHTNLTRARRVFDAHPDLTLLLRDRHSLHRCRTVFEAPALLAPDLAFAVPPDALAGGTVAHDVVWLAREDKESAKGPPAGPGAFRGQQGGPYVFDWAREGADLDWRQAKEALWRGRARALCRAGSGDPPGAVPALLAAYDGLARLQLARGCRLLTAGRVAVTDRLHGHVLALLLSLPHVLVADRYGKIRSYWDTWTTHRPTTTEWAWTEAEARRTAGRLLAGLRAP